In a genomic window of Nesterenkonia halotolerans:
- a CDS encoding ABC transporter permease produces MTETLRAAPTTQPADGPARTPRQRRRRKLPGGGLLIGAVVPVLLLGVWWLVTDGTGTFSPVQLPAPQTVFSAGIGLFESGDLIDHMTISLQRVLLGFAAGAGLGLALGSLLGLSSIADALLHPTVGAFRAVPSLAWVPLLLLWVGIDEDSKVILIAIGAFFPVFTAVHSALRHVDAQLVEAGRAFGFHGVRLLGTVQLPAVVPSVFSGLRLGLAQAWLFLVAAELLASSEGLGFLLDESRNNGRTDRLLLAIVLLALLGKLTDTLLGIVERKALKTWA; encoded by the coding sequence GTGACCGAGACCCTTCGCGCAGCACCCACCACCCAGCCGGCGGACGGACCGGCCCGAACACCACGGCAACGACGGCGCAGGAAGCTGCCCGGGGGCGGACTGCTGATCGGCGCCGTCGTCCCGGTGCTGCTGCTGGGGGTGTGGTGGCTGGTCACCGACGGCACCGGCACCTTCAGTCCGGTTCAGCTTCCCGCTCCACAGACGGTCTTCAGCGCCGGGATCGGGCTCTTCGAGTCCGGGGATCTGATCGATCACATGACGATCTCGCTGCAGCGCGTGCTGCTGGGCTTCGCCGCCGGGGCGGGACTCGGACTGGCTCTGGGCTCGCTGCTCGGTCTCTCCTCCATCGCCGACGCCCTGCTGCACCCGACCGTCGGCGCCTTCCGCGCCGTGCCCTCGCTCGCCTGGGTCCCACTGCTGCTGCTCTGGGTCGGGATCGACGAGGACTCGAAGGTCATCCTGATCGCCATCGGCGCCTTCTTCCCGGTGTTCACCGCCGTACACTCGGCGCTGCGACACGTGGATGCCCAGCTGGTGGAGGCCGGACGCGCCTTCGGGTTCCACGGTGTGCGGCTCCTCGGCACGGTGCAGCTGCCCGCCGTCGTGCCCAGCGTGTTCTCCGGACTGCGCCTGGGCCTGGCTCAGGCCTGGCTGTTCCTGGTGGCCGCGGAGCTGCTGGCCTCCTCCGAAGGGCTGGGCTTCCTGCTGGATGAATCTCGGAACAACGGGCGCACGGACCGGCTGCTGCTGGCGATCGTGCTGCTGGCACTGCTGGGCAAGCTCACCGACACGCTGCTCGGCATCGTCGAGCGCAAGGCCCTCAAGACCTGGGCCTGA
- the acs gene encoding acetate--CoA ligase: MFPADPLVADVHSWADPTDEDQRLAFWSEAATLLDWATPWENTHTWTPPDPTTKRGPRIGWYEGGTLNAAVNCVDRHIAAGRGETIALHFEGEPGDREDVSYAELGRRVNQAANALTAMGITRGDRVVIYLPVLVETIVITLACARLGAVHSLVFGGFSAEALKFRVEDTGAKLLVTTDGQFRRGKAVPVKANADAAVAEATTEHGGNLEHVLVINRTDSPIEWTPGRDLWWHEVVETASTEHAPEFFEAETELFIMYTSGTTGKPKGLVHTTGGYLTGALYTYLRLFAHPDPARRTHDVHWCTADLAWVTAHTYEIYGPLAAGATQVIFEGTPNTPHEGRHFEIIERHRVTTYYTAPTLVRSLMGWFPEGVPAQYDLSSIRLAGTVGEAVNPEAWHWIRREIGRNTTDDAGRPALPMVDTWWQSESGSTVLSPRPEDAQLKPGAASRELPGWGAAVVDDAGRTVPHGTQGNIVLTHTGPSMARTVWGNPERYFTSYWEKYADQGWFLAGDGARKDEDGDLWILGRIDDVINISGHRLSTIEIESALISHPDVVEAGVCPVFDEMTGHAAVAFTVLTTAARERLEAAGGAGSAAERELLGALRSHVGEVIGPVAKPRSVIPVPEVPKTRSGKIMRRLLTQLHDGETLGDTTSLQNEPCVPKIEEICQRRGTAPRKEEVAP, encoded by the coding sequence GTGTTCCCCGCAGACCCGCTGGTCGCAGATGTCCACAGCTGGGCCGACCCGACTGACGAGGACCAGCGCCTGGCGTTCTGGTCCGAGGCCGCCACCCTGCTCGACTGGGCCACACCGTGGGAGAACACCCACACCTGGACTCCGCCCGACCCGACCACCAAGCGCGGCCCGAGGATCGGCTGGTACGAGGGTGGGACGCTCAACGCGGCCGTGAACTGCGTGGATCGCCACATCGCCGCCGGGCGCGGCGAGACGATCGCGCTGCACTTCGAGGGCGAGCCCGGTGACCGCGAGGATGTCAGCTACGCCGAGCTGGGCCGCCGGGTCAATCAGGCGGCCAATGCGCTGACCGCCATGGGCATCACTCGTGGCGACCGTGTGGTCATCTACCTGCCGGTGCTGGTGGAAACCATCGTGATCACGCTGGCCTGCGCCCGGCTCGGTGCGGTGCACTCGCTGGTCTTCGGAGGCTTCTCCGCCGAGGCGCTGAAGTTCCGCGTGGAGGACACCGGGGCGAAGCTGCTGGTCACCACGGATGGTCAGTTCCGCCGCGGCAAGGCAGTCCCGGTGAAGGCCAATGCCGACGCCGCCGTGGCCGAGGCGACCACCGAGCACGGCGGGAACCTTGAGCACGTCCTGGTCATCAACCGCACCGACTCCCCCATCGAGTGGACGCCTGGGCGTGACCTCTGGTGGCACGAGGTGGTGGAGACTGCCTCCACCGAGCATGCCCCGGAGTTCTTCGAGGCCGAGACCGAGCTGTTCATCATGTACACCTCCGGGACCACCGGCAAGCCCAAGGGATTGGTCCACACCACCGGCGGCTACCTGACCGGAGCGCTCTACACCTACCTGCGGCTCTTCGCCCATCCGGATCCGGCCCGGCGCACCCATGACGTCCACTGGTGCACGGCTGACCTGGCCTGGGTGACCGCACACACCTATGAGATCTACGGTCCGCTGGCCGCTGGCGCCACCCAGGTGATATTCGAGGGGACGCCGAACACTCCGCACGAAGGACGCCACTTTGAGATCATCGAACGGCACAGGGTGACCACCTACTACACCGCTCCGACCCTGGTGCGCTCACTGATGGGATGGTTCCCCGAGGGCGTTCCGGCGCAGTACGACCTCTCCTCGATCCGGCTCGCCGGCACCGTGGGCGAGGCCGTCAACCCCGAGGCCTGGCACTGGATCCGCCGCGAGATCGGCAGAAACACCACCGACGACGCCGGAAGACCCGCACTTCCCATGGTGGACACCTGGTGGCAGTCCGAATCCGGCTCCACGGTGCTCTCCCCGCGTCCGGAGGACGCGCAGCTCAAGCCCGGCGCGGCCAGCCGCGAGTTGCCGGGCTGGGGCGCAGCCGTCGTCGATGATGCCGGCCGAACCGTCCCCCACGGAACCCAGGGAAATATCGTGCTCACCCATACCGGCCCGTCGATGGCGCGCACGGTCTGGGGCAATCCCGAACGCTATTTCACCTCCTATTGGGAGAAATACGCTGATCAGGGTTGGTTCCTCGCGGGCGACGGCGCACGGAAGGATGAGGACGGAGACCTCTGGATCCTGGGCCGGATCGATGATGTCATCAACATCTCCGGGCACCGGCTCTCCACGATCGAGATCGAATCTGCGCTGATCTCCCACCCCGATGTGGTCGAGGCCGGGGTCTGCCCGGTCTTTGATGAGATGACCGGGCATGCCGCCGTCGCCTTCACCGTGCTGACCACTGCGGCCCGCGAGCGCCTGGAAGCCGCTGGTGGAGCCGGAAGCGCGGCAGAGCGTGAGCTGCTCGGCGCCCTGCGCAGCCATGTGGGCGAGGTGATCGGTCCGGTGGCAAAGCCGCGCAGCGTGATCCCGGTGCCAGAGGTGCCCAAGACCCGTTCCGGGAAGATCATGCGCCGGCTGCTGACCCAGCTGCATGACGGTGAGACCCTCGGGGACACCACAAGCCTGCAGAATGAACCCTGTGTTCCAAAAATTGAAGAGATCTGCCAACGGCGCGGGACCGCGCCGAGAAAAGAAGAGGTAGCTCCATGA
- a CDS encoding CoA-binding protein: protein MSEQTLTNDDEATAEHPHGRWTAPSPSRRLQLLRSAKSVAIVGMSDKPARASYFVATYLMSSSSYTVYFVNPRLQEVLGQPVYASLKDLPEVPDIVDIFRRPEDVPAIAEEAAEIGAKTIWAQLGISSEEAMQLAQDAGLNAVQDRCMKIEHGRFHGNLHLSGFNTGVISAKRQILDG from the coding sequence ATGAGCGAGCAGACCCTGACCAACGACGACGAGGCCACGGCCGAACATCCCCATGGCCGCTGGACCGCGCCGTCGCCCTCGCGTCGCCTGCAGCTGCTGCGCAGCGCGAAGTCCGTGGCGATCGTGGGCATGTCCGACAAGCCCGCGCGCGCCAGCTACTTCGTGGCCACCTACCTGATGAGCTCCTCGAGCTACACGGTCTACTTCGTGAACCCGCGGCTCCAAGAGGTGCTGGGCCAGCCGGTCTACGCCTCGCTGAAGGACCTTCCCGAGGTGCCGGACATCGTTGACATCTTCCGCCGCCCCGAGGATGTTCCCGCCATCGCGGAGGAGGCTGCCGAGATCGGCGCGAAGACGATCTGGGCGCAGCTCGGGATCAGCTCCGAGGAAGCCATGCAGCTTGCTCAGGACGCTGGGCTCAACGCGGTGCAGGACCGCTGCATGAAGATCGAGCACGGCCGGTTCCACGGCAACCTGCACCTCTCCGGCTTCAACACCGGGGTCATCTCGGCGAAGCGGCAGATCCTCGACGGCTGA
- a CDS encoding LLM class flavin-dependent oxidoreductase, translating to MTYPTTEAGKREILFNAFDMNCVVHQSPGLWRHPDDRAREYNTIGYWTEVAQILERGLFDGLFIADVLGPYDVFGSNPDAALRSGAQIPLQDPFLLVSAMAAVTKNLGFGITAGTAYEHPYPFSRRLGTLDHLTGGRVGWNVVTGYLPSAAQNMGQDDQMEHDRRYDHADEYLEVVYKLLEGSWEDDAVVADKASGVFTDPEKVHRIEHHGEFFKTPGIGVVEPSPQRTPVIYQAGASTRGRAFAGKHAEAMFINPPTKELAKASVAKIRQSVADAGRDPYSVRIFAMQTIVTGPDNDAAQAKYDDLTQYIDAEGGLVLMSGWMGIDLSQFDLDQPIGDVKSNAIQSTVETFQKASGREDEVWTVRQLAEWVGVGGFGPVIIGDGPSAAQQLIEWQEETDVDGFNLAYHITPGTFEDVVEHVVPELQRLGRYKTEYAPGTLRNKLFGAGDHLPEDHHGAQFQLRRKG from the coding sequence ATGACCTACCCCACCACCGAGGCCGGTAAGCGCGAGATCCTCTTCAACGCGTTCGACATGAACTGCGTGGTCCACCAGTCTCCGGGGCTCTGGCGCCACCCGGATGACCGCGCCCGGGAGTACAACACCATCGGCTACTGGACCGAGGTTGCGCAGATCCTCGAGCGGGGCCTCTTCGATGGGCTGTTCATCGCTGACGTGCTGGGCCCCTACGACGTGTTCGGCTCAAACCCCGATGCAGCCTTGCGCTCGGGGGCGCAGATCCCCTTGCAGGACCCGTTCCTGCTGGTCTCCGCAATGGCCGCCGTCACCAAGAACCTGGGCTTCGGCATCACCGCCGGCACCGCCTACGAGCATCCCTACCCATTCTCCCGCCGGCTCGGCACCTTGGATCACCTGACCGGTGGACGCGTCGGCTGGAACGTGGTGACCGGTTATCTGCCCTCGGCTGCGCAGAACATGGGCCAGGATGACCAGATGGAGCACGACCGCCGCTACGACCATGCGGACGAGTACCTCGAAGTCGTCTACAAGCTGCTCGAGGGCTCCTGGGAGGATGACGCGGTGGTGGCCGATAAGGCGTCGGGGGTGTTCACGGATCCGGAGAAGGTGCATCGAATCGAACACCACGGCGAGTTCTTCAAGACCCCCGGCATCGGAGTGGTGGAGCCTTCCCCGCAGCGGACCCCCGTGATCTACCAGGCCGGGGCGTCCACCCGAGGCCGCGCCTTCGCCGGCAAGCATGCCGAGGCGATGTTCATCAATCCACCCACCAAGGAGCTGGCCAAGGCCTCGGTGGCCAAGATCCGCCAGTCCGTGGCCGACGCCGGACGGGACCCCTACTCGGTGCGCATCTTCGCGATGCAGACCATCGTCACCGGACCGGACAACGACGCCGCCCAGGCCAAGTACGACGATCTCACCCAGTACATCGACGCCGAGGGCGGACTGGTGCTGATGTCGGGCTGGATGGGCATCGACCTGAGCCAGTTCGACCTGGACCAGCCCATCGGCGACGTGAAGTCCAACGCCATCCAGTCCACCGTGGAGACCTTCCAGAAGGCCTCAGGGCGGGAGGACGAGGTCTGGACCGTCCGGCAGCTGGCCGAGTGGGTCGGCGTCGGCGGCTTCGGCCCCGTCATCATCGGCGACGGTCCGAGCGCGGCGCAGCAGCTGATCGAGTGGCAGGAGGAGACCGACGTGGACGGGTTCAACCTCGCCTACCACATCACTCCCGGGACCTTCGAGGATGTGGTGGAGCATGTGGTGCCCGAGCTGCAGCGGCTCGGTCGGTACAAGACCGAGTACGCCCCGGGCACGCTGCGCAACAAGCTTTTCGGCGCAGGCGATCACCTTCCCGAAGACCACCACGGCGCGCAGTTCCAGCTCCGCCGCAAGGGCTGA
- a CDS encoding ABC transporter ATP-binding protein yields the protein MILPASTLTEDDVSAKGAATDSSGASPVASSRPGYTSLDVRLSGVGRSFGDHTVLRDVSLTVAPGEVLAILGSSGCGKSTLLRAVGGLDTGSTGEILINGSPVQRYDERTAVGFQEPRLLPWRSIYKNISLGLPRSLSKAEGRERVDELLELVGLKDRAALRPREISGGMAQRASLARALARRPGVLLLDEPFGALDALTRLKMQDLLLDVHAQTGTTVLLVTHDVDEALQLADRVLLLGKNAQDPTAAEGATIARLLNVPGSRPRDRASAELAALRGELFSGLGVDSHTH from the coding sequence ATGATTTTGCCTGCCTCCACCCTGACCGAGGACGACGTGAGCGCCAAAGGCGCTGCCACCGATTCCTCCGGCGCGTCACCCGTGGCATCCAGCCGGCCGGGCTACACCTCACTCGATGTCCGACTCAGCGGCGTCGGCCGGTCCTTCGGCGACCACACCGTGCTGCGCGACGTCAGCCTGACCGTTGCTCCCGGCGAAGTGCTCGCCATTCTGGGCTCCTCGGGCTGCGGGAAATCCACTCTGCTGCGCGCCGTCGGCGGTCTCGACACCGGCAGCACCGGGGAGATCCTGATCAACGGCTCACCGGTGCAGCGCTATGACGAGCGCACCGCCGTCGGATTCCAGGAGCCGCGCCTGCTGCCCTGGCGCTCGATCTACAAGAACATCAGCCTCGGCCTGCCGCGGAGCCTGTCCAAGGCTGAGGGCCGCGAGCGGGTGGATGAGCTCCTGGAACTGGTCGGGCTGAAGGACCGCGCTGCACTGCGGCCCCGGGAGATCTCCGGCGGCATGGCGCAGCGCGCCTCGCTGGCGCGTGCGCTGGCTCGCCGACCCGGAGTGCTGCTCCTCGACGAGCCCTTCGGCGCCCTGGACGCGCTGACTCGCCTGAAGATGCAGGACCTGCTCCTCGACGTCCATGCACAGACCGGCACCACCGTGCTGCTGGTCACCCATGATGTGGATGAGGCGCTGCAGCTGGCCGACCGCGTGCTGCTGCTGGGCAAGAACGCCCAAGACCCCACAGCCGCCGAGGGAGCGACCATCGCGCGACTGCTGAATGTGCCGGGGTCTCGCCCCCGAGATCGCGCCTCGGCCGAGCTTGCAGCTCTGCGCGGCGAGCTTTTCTCCGGTCTCGGCGTGGATTCTCACACCCACTGA
- a CDS encoding O-acetylhomoserine aminocarboxypropyltransferase/cysteine synthase family protein → MSDRQFGFRTRALHAGAVPDAVYGSRAVPIHQSTSFVFKDTADAANLFALQKYGNIYSRIGNPTVSALEERIASLEGGIGAVATASGMSAEFLVFAALCGSGDHIVASSKLYGGTITQLDVTLRRFGIETTFVDSLEPTDYEAAMQENTKVVYTEVVANPSSDIADLRGLSEVAHQHGVPLVVDSTLTTPYLIRPFEYGADIVIHSVTKFMGGHGTTLGGVIVESGEFPWDNGNFPAMTEPVASYGGLSWWGNFGEYGFLTKLRAEQLRDIGPSLGPQAAFNLIQGIETLPQRIDEHVANAQKVAEWLEADERVDYVNYAGLPSHADHDRAKEMLPKGVGSVFSFGIRGGRETGARFIEALQLASHLANVGDVRTLILHPGSTTHQQLSPEQMSAAGIPEDLIRISVGIEDVDDIIWDLDQALSTAVEGDK, encoded by the coding sequence ATGAGCGATCGCCAGTTCGGCTTCCGCACCCGCGCCCTGCACGCCGGGGCCGTCCCCGATGCCGTCTACGGTTCGCGTGCCGTGCCCATCCACCAGTCCACCTCCTTCGTCTTCAAGGACACCGCAGACGCCGCGAACCTCTTCGCGCTGCAGAAGTACGGCAACATCTACTCGCGCATCGGCAACCCCACGGTCTCCGCGCTGGAGGAACGGATCGCCTCACTCGAAGGCGGCATCGGTGCGGTGGCCACCGCCTCGGGGATGAGTGCTGAGTTCCTGGTCTTCGCGGCACTGTGCGGCTCCGGGGATCACATCGTGGCCAGCTCCAAGCTCTACGGCGGCACCATCACCCAGCTCGATGTCACGCTGCGGCGGTTCGGGATCGAGACCACCTTTGTGGACTCGCTGGAGCCCACAGACTATGAGGCCGCGATGCAGGAGAACACCAAGGTGGTCTATACCGAGGTGGTCGCGAACCCCAGCTCGGACATCGCTGACCTGCGCGGACTCTCCGAGGTCGCACATCAGCACGGCGTGCCGCTGGTGGTGGACTCCACGCTGACCACCCCATACCTGATCCGCCCCTTCGAATACGGCGCGGACATCGTGATCCACTCCGTCACCAAGTTCATGGGTGGTCACGGCACCACCCTGGGCGGGGTCATCGTGGAATCCGGTGAGTTCCCCTGGGACAACGGGAACTTCCCCGCGATGACCGAACCCGTGGCCTCCTACGGCGGACTCTCCTGGTGGGGCAACTTCGGCGAATACGGCTTCCTCACCAAGCTGCGCGCCGAGCAGCTGCGAGACATCGGACCCTCCCTCGGCCCGCAGGCGGCGTTCAACCTGATCCAGGGCATCGAGACCCTGCCCCAGCGGATCGACGAGCACGTGGCCAACGCCCAGAAGGTGGCGGAATGGCTCGAAGCCGATGAGCGCGTGGACTACGTGAACTACGCGGGTCTGCCCTCCCATGCAGATCATGACCGCGCCAAGGAGATGCTGCCCAAGGGCGTGGGCTCGGTCTTCAGCTTCGGCATCCGCGGCGGCCGGGAGACCGGGGCCCGCTTCATCGAGGCCCTGCAGCTCGCCAGTCACCTGGCTAATGTGGGTGATGTGCGCACCCTGATCCTGCACCCGGGATCCACCACCCACCAGCAGCTCTCCCCGGAGCAGATGAGCGCAGCCGGCATCCCGGAGGACCTGATCCGGATCTCGGTGGGCATCGAGGACGTCGATGACATCATCTGGGACCTGGACCAGGCGCTGAGCACCGCAGTCGAAGGAGACAAGTGA
- a CDS encoding acyl-CoA dehydrogenase family protein: MNIHLPVSAELRDAVERAGLSALDRERHRELAREQVRTLADAGIGRLRLPLSSGGSGLDWVQTSVVLLELAAQDSNLPQVLRGHFAVEEDLLWRPAGEEPVQGWLARLAAGELVGNAWTEPGKGGFHRSGTLVSETSTGPVVNGVKYYTTGAIFADWLDVTARDADDNELAVLVRRDQPGVQIEDDWDGFGQRTTGSGTARLSDAAVQTSELRGLTDRFPYQTALYQHILLIVLAGIVEAAARDAAALLHERPRTYTHANTRTPRTDPQLLQVIGEVDAAAALARAQVLHTATYLDAAFAARTAGPEEAIAAANAAELSTGRAQVALHRPALEAVTRIFDVLGASGVSQTRGLDRHWRNARTVTSHNPWVYKARIAGDHRVNGTEPVRLWSVGEPDLPAVTQLV, translated from the coding sequence ATGAACATACATCTGCCTGTCTCTGCTGAGCTTCGAGACGCTGTGGAGCGCGCCGGGCTCTCTGCCCTGGATCGTGAACGCCATAGGGAACTGGCCCGTGAACAGGTGCGCACCCTCGCCGACGCCGGCATCGGTCGGCTCCGACTTCCGTTGTCCTCCGGGGGCAGCGGGCTGGACTGGGTGCAGACCAGTGTGGTGCTCCTGGAGCTCGCGGCGCAGGACAGCAATCTTCCCCAGGTGCTGCGCGGGCACTTCGCGGTGGAGGAGGACCTGCTCTGGCGCCCGGCGGGGGAAGAGCCTGTGCAGGGCTGGCTGGCGCGTCTCGCCGCCGGTGAGCTGGTGGGCAATGCGTGGACCGAACCTGGCAAGGGCGGATTTCACCGTTCAGGGACGCTGGTCAGCGAGACTTCCACAGGACCGGTGGTCAACGGAGTGAAGTACTACACCACCGGGGCGATCTTCGCGGACTGGCTCGATGTCACAGCTCGGGACGCCGACGACAATGAGCTTGCGGTGCTGGTTCGTCGGGACCAGCCCGGTGTCCAGATCGAGGATGACTGGGATGGATTCGGTCAGCGCACTACAGGTTCAGGGACCGCACGGCTCTCCGATGCCGCGGTGCAGACCTCGGAGCTGCGTGGACTCACGGACCGCTTCCCCTACCAGACGGCCCTGTACCAGCACATCCTGCTGATCGTCCTGGCCGGGATCGTCGAAGCCGCAGCGCGAGACGCGGCCGCACTGCTGCACGAGCGTCCCCGCACCTATACCCACGCCAACACTCGCACACCCCGCACGGACCCCCAGCTGCTCCAGGTGATCGGTGAGGTGGATGCGGCTGCGGCGCTGGCCAGGGCACAGGTGCTCCACACGGCCACCTATCTTGATGCCGCTTTCGCCGCGCGCACTGCCGGGCCGGAGGAGGCGATCGCTGCCGCCAACGCCGCCGAACTCTCCACTGGACGCGCCCAGGTGGCTCTGCACCGACCGGCGCTGGAAGCTGTCACGCGCATCTTCGACGTGCTCGGCGCCTCGGGAGTCAGCCAGACTCGCGGTCTCGACCGTCATTGGCGCAACGCCCGCACGGTCACCAGCCACAACCCTTGGGTGTACAAGGCCCGGATAGCCGGAGATCACCGCGTCAACGGCACCGAACCGGTGCGGCTGTGGAGCGTGGGCGAGCCAGACCTCCCGGCCGTCACCCAGCTCGTCTGA
- a CDS encoding aliphatic sulfonate ABC transporter substrate-binding protein has protein sequence MPRTTASHSFVASHGSAAKAVSVAAVVALLATACGGNGGEDEQLETLNIDFATYNPLSLIILENGWLEEELEELDVDVKWVQSTGSNVANENLRAGNIDVGSTAGSAALLNRAVGADTHTIMIENQPEWSALVTNGDSDIESVEDLEGASIAATPATDPYFFMARSLQEAGLSVDDVEVQSLQHADGWQALANGDVDAWAGLDPIMAGAEADGAELLYRNVDFNTYSVINATGEFVEDHPDIAQIVVNVYEQAREWAKENPEGTAEILAEYAGLEPEIAEAVITERTNFEVDPVPGDDVRAAMEAAGPFFVENGDVDSQEAVDEALDSLFYTEFAENIEATDAEGTEDAADEADIEETDE, from the coding sequence ATGCCCCGCACCACCGCTTCCCACTCGTTCGTAGCCTCCCACGGATCCGCCGCAAAGGCGGTCTCTGTCGCCGCCGTCGTCGCCCTGCTCGCCACGGCCTGCGGAGGAAACGGTGGCGAGGACGAGCAACTGGAGACGCTGAACATCGACTTCGCCACGTACAACCCGCTCAGCCTGATCATCCTGGAGAACGGCTGGCTGGAAGAGGAGCTGGAGGAGCTCGACGTCGATGTGAAGTGGGTGCAGTCCACGGGCTCGAACGTCGCCAATGAGAACCTGCGCGCCGGCAACATCGACGTGGGATCCACTGCAGGCTCCGCCGCCCTGCTCAACCGCGCCGTCGGCGCGGACACCCACACGATCATGATCGAGAACCAGCCGGAGTGGTCTGCGCTGGTCACCAACGGCGACTCTGACATCGAATCGGTGGAGGACCTCGAAGGGGCCTCGATCGCCGCCACCCCTGCGACGGACCCCTACTTCTTCATGGCCCGCTCGCTGCAGGAGGCCGGGCTCAGCGTGGATGACGTGGAGGTCCAGTCCCTGCAGCATGCCGACGGATGGCAGGCACTCGCCAACGGCGACGTGGACGCCTGGGCCGGCCTTGATCCCATCATGGCCGGCGCCGAAGCCGACGGCGCCGAGCTGCTCTATCGCAACGTCGACTTCAACACCTACTCGGTGATCAATGCGACCGGCGAGTTCGTCGAGGACCACCCAGACATCGCTCAGATCGTGGTCAACGTCTACGAGCAGGCGCGCGAGTGGGCCAAGGAGAACCCCGAGGGCACCGCGGAGATCCTGGCGGAGTACGCCGGTCTCGAGCCAGAGATCGCCGAGGCCGTCATCACCGAGCGCACCAACTTCGAAGTGGATCCGGTGCCGGGAGACGATGTCCGCGCCGCGATGGAGGCGGCCGGGCCGTTCTTCGTGGAGAACGGCGACGTGGACAGCCAGGAGGCGGTGGACGAGGCGCTGGATTCACTGTTCTACACCGAGTTCGCCGAGAACATCGAGGCCACCGACGCCGAAGGCACCGAGGACGCCGCCGACGAGGCCGATATCGAGGAGACTGACGAGTGA
- a CDS encoding flavin reductase family protein, with product MSVPARTLEDPAAASRVDSFALRHALAQFPQGVVAVGAEVDGSPEAIIASTFTVGVSLEPPLVTLAVQHDSSTWPKLERSGSELGISVLGRDQNGLCRQIASKDRANRFTGVEYQLHGSALLLEGVPMWLRTRIYDQVRAGDHDIIVLEILDLGFTEDAAGLVFHQHEFKTLTPLS from the coding sequence ATGTCTGTCCCTGCTCGTACTCTCGAAGATCCTGCAGCCGCATCTCGCGTGGACTCTTTTGCGCTGCGCCATGCCCTCGCTCAGTTCCCGCAAGGCGTGGTCGCGGTTGGCGCGGAGGTCGACGGCTCCCCCGAGGCGATCATCGCGTCCACCTTCACGGTGGGAGTCTCCCTGGAGCCGCCGTTGGTCACCCTCGCGGTGCAGCACGATTCCTCCACCTGGCCCAAACTCGAGCGCAGCGGCAGTGAGCTGGGTATCTCGGTGCTGGGCCGGGATCAGAACGGGCTCTGCCGGCAGATCGCCTCGAAGGACCGCGCGAACCGCTTCACCGGGGTGGAGTACCAGCTCCACGGTTCCGCCCTGCTGCTCGAAGGCGTGCCGATGTGGCTGCGCACCCGTATCTACGACCAGGTCAGGGCCGGTGACCACGACATCATCGTGCTGGAGATCCTGGATCTGGGATTCACCGAGGACGCCGCCGGTCTGGTCTTCCACCAGCACGAGTTCAAGACCCTGACCCCCCTGAGCTGA